A stretch of Homo sapiens chromosome 12, GRCh38.p14 Primary Assembly DNA encodes these proteins:
- the DDX11 gene encoding ATP-dependent DNA helicase DDX11 isoform X29: MVSASQKKGEIWSMANETQKVGAIHFPFPFTPYSIQEDFMAELYRVLEAGKIGIFESPTGTGKSLSLICGALSWLRDFEQKKREEEARLLETGTGPLHDEKDESLCLSSSCEGAAGTPRPAGEPAWVTQFVQKKEERDLVDRLKAEQARRKQREERLQQLQHRVQLKYAAKRLRQEEEERENLLRLSREMLETGPEAERLEQLESGEEELVLAEYESDEEKKVASRVDEDEDDLEEEHITKIYYCSRTHSQLAQFVHEVKKSPFGKDVRLVSLGSRQNLCVNEDVKSLGSVQLINDRCVDMQRSRHEKKKGAEEEKPKRRRQEKQAACPFYNHEQMGLLRDEALAEVKDMEQLLALGKEARACPYYGSRLAIPAAQLVVLPYQMLLHAATRQAAGIRLQDQVVIIDEAHNLIDTITGMHSVEVSGSQLCQAHSQLLQYVERYGKRLKAKNLMYLKQILYLLEKFVAVLGGNIKQNPNTQSLSQTGTELKTINDFLFQSQIDNINLFKVQRYCEKSMISRKLFGFTERYGAVFSSREQPKLAGFQQFLQSLQPRTTEALAAPADESQASTLRPASPLMHIQGFLAALTTANQDGRVILSRQGSLSQSTLKFLLLNPAVHFAQVVKECRAVVIAGGTMQPVSDFRQQLLACAGVEAERVVEFSCVSCSTPASPVFGPSLALTRSRDPSRQHPAPRHLQRDLQPAAGIHVPEKRAASDDIPGT; the protein is encoded by the exons ATGGTCTCTGCTTCccagaaaaaaggagaaatttg gTCCATGGCTAATGAAACACAGAAGGTTGGTGCCatccattttccttttcccttcacaCCCTATTCCATCCAGGAAGACTTCATGGCAGAGCTGTACCGGGTTTTGGAGGCTGGCAAGATTGGGATATTTGAGAGTCCAACTGGCACT GGGAAGTCCTTAAGTCTTATTTGTGGGGCCCTCTCTTGGCTCCGTGACTTTGAACAGAAGAAGCGTGAAGAAGAGGCACGACTCCTTGAAACTGGAACTGGCCCCTTACATGATGAGAAAGATGAAtccctgtgtctgtcttcttCCTGCGAAGGGGCTGCAGGCACCCCGAGGCCTGCTGGAGAACCGGCCTGGGTTACTCAGTTTgtgcagaagaaagaagagagggacctggtggaccGACTAAAG GCGGAGCAGGCCAGGAGGAAGCAGCGAGAAGAACgcctgcagcagctgcagcacAGGGTGCAGCTCAAGTATGCAGCCAAGCGCCTG aggcaggaagaagaagaaagagagaatctCCTCCGCCTCAGCAGGGAGATGCTAGAGACAGGCCCGGAGGCTGAGCGGCTGGAGCAGCTGGAGtctggggaggaggagctggTCCTCGCCGAATACGAGAGTGATGAGGAGAAAAAGGTGGCGAGCAG agtggatgaggatgaggatgaccTGGAGGAAGAACACATAACTAAG ATTTATTACTGTAGTCGGACACACTCCCAGCTGGCCCAGTTTGTGCATGAGGTGAAGAAGAGCCCCTTTGGCAAGGATGTTCGGCTGGTCTCCCTTGGCTCCCGGCAG AACCTTTGTGTAAATGAAGACGTGAAAAGCCTAGGTTCTGTGCAGCTTATCAACGACCGCTGTGTGGACATGCAGAGAAGCAGGCACG agaagaagaaaggagctgaggaggagaagccaaagaggaggaggcaggagaagcaggcaGCCTGCCCCTTCTACAACCACGAGCAGATGGGCCTTCTCCGGGATGAGGCCCTGGCAGAGGTGAAGGACATGGAGCAGCTGCTGGCCCTTGGGAAGGAGGCCCGGGCCTGTCCCTATTACGGGAGCCGCCTTGCCATCCCTGCAGCCCAG CTGGTGGTGCTGCCCTATCAGATGCTGCTGCATGCGGCCACTCGGCAGGCCGCGGGCATCCGGCTGCAGGACCAGGTGGTGATCATCGACGAGGCGCACAACCTGATCGACACCATCACGGGCATGCACAGCGTGGAGGTCAGCGGCTCCCAG CTCTGCCAGGCCCATTCCCAGCTGCTGCAGTACGTGGAGCGATACGG GAAGCGTTTGAAGGCCAAGAACCTGATGTACCTGAAGCAGATCCTGTATTTGCTGGAGAAATTCGTGGCTGTGCTAGGGG GGAACATTAAGCAAAATCCCAATACACAGAGTCTGTCACAGACAG GGACGGAGCTGAAGACCATCAACGACTTTCTCTTCCAGAGCCAGATCGACAACATCAACCTGTTCAAG GTGCAGCGATACTGTGAGAAGAGCATGATCAGCAGAAAG CTCTTTGGATTCACTGAACGGTACGGAGCAGTGTTCTCATCCCGGGAGCAGCCCAAACTGGCTGGGTTTCAGCAATTCCTGCAGAGCCTGCAGCCCAGGACGActgaag CTCTTGCAGCCCCTGCAGACGAGAGTCAGGCCAGCACCCTGCGACCAGCTTCTCCACTGATGCACATCCAAGGCTTCCTGGCAGCTCTCACTACGGCCAACCAGGACGGCAGGGTCATCCTGAGCCGCCAAG GCAGCCTCAGTCAGAGCACCCTGAAGTTTTTGCTCCTGAATCCAGCTGTGCACTTTGCCCAAGTGGTGAAGGAATGCCGGGCAGTGGTCATTGCGGGGGGTACCATGCAGCCG GTGTCTGACTTCCggcagcagctgctggcctgtGCCGGGGTGGAAGCTGAGCGCGTGGTGGAGTTTTCCTGTG TGTCTTGCAGCACACCTGCATCTCCAGTTTTCGGCCCCTCCCTGGCTCTTACCAGGTCACGTGATCCCTCCAGACAACATCCTGCCCCTCGTCATCTGCAGCGGGATCTCCAACCAGCCGCTGGAATTCACGTTCCAGAAAAGAGAGCTGCCTCAGATG ATATTCCAGGAACCTAA
- the DDX11 gene encoding ATP-dependent DNA helicase DDX11 isoform X27, with amino-acid sequence MVSASQKKGEIWSMANETQKVGAIHFPFPFTPYSIQEDFMAELYRVLEAGKIGIFESPTGTGKSLSLICGALSWLRDFEQKKREEEARLLETGTGPLHDEKDESLCLSSSCEGAAGTPRPAGEPAWVTQFVQKKEERDLVDRLKAEQARRKQREERLQQLQHRVQLKYAAKRLRQEEEERENLLRLSREMLETGPEAERLEQLESGEEELVLAEYESDEEKKVASRVDEDEDDLEEEHITKIYYCSRTHSQLAQFVHEVKKSPFGKDVRLVSLGSRQNLCVNEDVKSLGSVQLINDRCVDMQRSRHEKKKGAEEEKPKRRRQEKQAACPFYNHEQMGLLRDEALAEVKDMEQLLALGKEARACPYYGSRLAIPAAQLVVLPYQMLLHAATRQAAGIRLQDQVVIIDEAHNLIDTITGMHSVEVSGSQLCQAHSQLLQYVERYGKRLKAKNLMYLKQILYLLEKFVAVLGGNIKQNPNTQSLSQTGTELKTINDFLFQSQIDNINLFKVQRYCEKSMISRKLFGFTERYGAVFSSREQPKLAGFQQFLQSLQPRTTEALAAPADESQASTLRPASPLMHIQGFLAALTTANQDGRVILSRQGSLSQSTLKFLLLNPAVHFAQVVKECRAVVIAGGTMQPVSDFRQQLLACAGVEAERVVEFSCVSCSTPASPVFGPSLALTRSRDPSRQHPAPRHLQRDLQPAAGIHVPEKRAASDDGRGGSHSL; translated from the exons ATGGTCTCTGCTTCccagaaaaaaggagaaatttg gTCCATGGCTAATGAAACACAGAAGGTTGGTGCCatccattttccttttcccttcacaCCCTATTCCATCCAGGAAGACTTCATGGCAGAGCTGTACCGGGTTTTGGAGGCTGGCAAGATTGGGATATTTGAGAGTCCAACTGGCACT GGGAAGTCCTTAAGTCTTATTTGTGGGGCCCTCTCTTGGCTCCGTGACTTTGAACAGAAGAAGCGTGAAGAAGAGGCACGACTCCTTGAAACTGGAACTGGCCCCTTACATGATGAGAAAGATGAAtccctgtgtctgtcttcttCCTGCGAAGGGGCTGCAGGCACCCCGAGGCCTGCTGGAGAACCGGCCTGGGTTACTCAGTTTgtgcagaagaaagaagagagggacctggtggaccGACTAAAG GCGGAGCAGGCCAGGAGGAAGCAGCGAGAAGAACgcctgcagcagctgcagcacAGGGTGCAGCTCAAGTATGCAGCCAAGCGCCTG aggcaggaagaagaagaaagagagaatctCCTCCGCCTCAGCAGGGAGATGCTAGAGACAGGCCCGGAGGCTGAGCGGCTGGAGCAGCTGGAGtctggggaggaggagctggTCCTCGCCGAATACGAGAGTGATGAGGAGAAAAAGGTGGCGAGCAG agtggatgaggatgaggatgaccTGGAGGAAGAACACATAACTAAG ATTTATTACTGTAGTCGGACACACTCCCAGCTGGCCCAGTTTGTGCATGAGGTGAAGAAGAGCCCCTTTGGCAAGGATGTTCGGCTGGTCTCCCTTGGCTCCCGGCAG AACCTTTGTGTAAATGAAGACGTGAAAAGCCTAGGTTCTGTGCAGCTTATCAACGACCGCTGTGTGGACATGCAGAGAAGCAGGCACG agaagaagaaaggagctgaggaggagaagccaaagaggaggaggcaggagaagcaggcaGCCTGCCCCTTCTACAACCACGAGCAGATGGGCCTTCTCCGGGATGAGGCCCTGGCAGAGGTGAAGGACATGGAGCAGCTGCTGGCCCTTGGGAAGGAGGCCCGGGCCTGTCCCTATTACGGGAGCCGCCTTGCCATCCCTGCAGCCCAG CTGGTGGTGCTGCCCTATCAGATGCTGCTGCATGCGGCCACTCGGCAGGCCGCGGGCATCCGGCTGCAGGACCAGGTGGTGATCATCGACGAGGCGCACAACCTGATCGACACCATCACGGGCATGCACAGCGTGGAGGTCAGCGGCTCCCAG CTCTGCCAGGCCCATTCCCAGCTGCTGCAGTACGTGGAGCGATACGG GAAGCGTTTGAAGGCCAAGAACCTGATGTACCTGAAGCAGATCCTGTATTTGCTGGAGAAATTCGTGGCTGTGCTAGGGG GGAACATTAAGCAAAATCCCAATACACAGAGTCTGTCACAGACAG GGACGGAGCTGAAGACCATCAACGACTTTCTCTTCCAGAGCCAGATCGACAACATCAACCTGTTCAAG GTGCAGCGATACTGTGAGAAGAGCATGATCAGCAGAAAG CTCTTTGGATTCACTGAACGGTACGGAGCAGTGTTCTCATCCCGGGAGCAGCCCAAACTGGCTGGGTTTCAGCAATTCCTGCAGAGCCTGCAGCCCAGGACGActgaag CTCTTGCAGCCCCTGCAGACGAGAGTCAGGCCAGCACCCTGCGACCAGCTTCTCCACTGATGCACATCCAAGGCTTCCTGGCAGCTCTCACTACGGCCAACCAGGACGGCAGGGTCATCCTGAGCCGCCAAG GCAGCCTCAGTCAGAGCACCCTGAAGTTTTTGCTCCTGAATCCAGCTGTGCACTTTGCCCAAGTGGTGAAGGAATGCCGGGCAGTGGTCATTGCGGGGGGTACCATGCAGCCG GTGTCTGACTTCCggcagcagctgctggcctgtGCCGGGGTGGAAGCTGAGCGCGTGGTGGAGTTTTCCTGTG TGTCTTGCAGCACACCTGCATCTCCAGTTTTCGGCCCCTCCCTGGCTCTTACCAGGTCACGTGATCCCTCCAGACAACATCCTGCCCCTCGTCATCTGCAGCGGGATCTCCAACCAGCCGCTGGAATTCACGTTCCAGAAAAGAGAGCTGCCTCAGATG aTGGACGAGGTGGGTCGCATTCTCTGTAA
- the DDX11 gene encoding ATP-dependent DNA helicase DDX11 isoform X31, with protein sequence MVSASQKKGEIWSMANETQKVGAIHFPFPFTPYSIQEDFMAELYRVLEAGKIGIFESPTGTGKSLSLICGALSWLRDFEQKKREEEARLLETGTGPLHDEKDESLCLSSSCEGAAGTPRPAGEPAWVTQFVQKKEERDLVDRLKAEQARRKQREERLQQLQHRVQLKYAAKRLRQEEEERENLLRLSREMLETGPEAERLEQLESGEEELVLAEYESDEEKKVASRVDEDEDDLEEEHITKIYYCSRTHSQLAQFVHEVKKSPFGKDVRLVSLGSRQNLCVNEDVKSLGSVQLINDRCVDMQRSRHEKKKGAEEEKPKRRRQEKQAACPFYNHEQMGLLRDEALAEVKDMEQLLALGKEARACPYYGSRLAIPAAQLVVLPYQMLLHAATRQAAGIRLQDQVVIIDEAHNLIDTITGMHSVEVSGSQLCQAHSQLLQYVERYGKRLKAKNLMYLKQILYLLEKFVAVLGGNIKQNPNTQSLSQTGTELKTINDFLFQSQIDNINLFKVQRYCEKSMISRKLFGFTERYGAVFSSREQPKLAGFQQFLQSLQPRTTEALAAPADESQASTLRPASPLMHIQGFLAALTTANQDGRVILSRQGSLSQSTLKFLLLNPAVHFAQVVKECRAVVIAGGTMQPPRLLASFLLGL encoded by the exons ATGGTCTCTGCTTCccagaaaaaaggagaaatttg gTCCATGGCTAATGAAACACAGAAGGTTGGTGCCatccattttccttttcccttcacaCCCTATTCCATCCAGGAAGACTTCATGGCAGAGCTGTACCGGGTTTTGGAGGCTGGCAAGATTGGGATATTTGAGAGTCCAACTGGCACT GGGAAGTCCTTAAGTCTTATTTGTGGGGCCCTCTCTTGGCTCCGTGACTTTGAACAGAAGAAGCGTGAAGAAGAGGCACGACTCCTTGAAACTGGAACTGGCCCCTTACATGATGAGAAAGATGAAtccctgtgtctgtcttcttCCTGCGAAGGGGCTGCAGGCACCCCGAGGCCTGCTGGAGAACCGGCCTGGGTTACTCAGTTTgtgcagaagaaagaagagagggacctggtggaccGACTAAAG GCGGAGCAGGCCAGGAGGAAGCAGCGAGAAGAACgcctgcagcagctgcagcacAGGGTGCAGCTCAAGTATGCAGCCAAGCGCCTG aggcaggaagaagaagaaagagagaatctCCTCCGCCTCAGCAGGGAGATGCTAGAGACAGGCCCGGAGGCTGAGCGGCTGGAGCAGCTGGAGtctggggaggaggagctggTCCTCGCCGAATACGAGAGTGATGAGGAGAAAAAGGTGGCGAGCAG agtggatgaggatgaggatgaccTGGAGGAAGAACACATAACTAAG ATTTATTACTGTAGTCGGACACACTCCCAGCTGGCCCAGTTTGTGCATGAGGTGAAGAAGAGCCCCTTTGGCAAGGATGTTCGGCTGGTCTCCCTTGGCTCCCGGCAG AACCTTTGTGTAAATGAAGACGTGAAAAGCCTAGGTTCTGTGCAGCTTATCAACGACCGCTGTGTGGACATGCAGAGAAGCAGGCACG agaagaagaaaggagctgaggaggagaagccaaagaggaggaggcaggagaagcaggcaGCCTGCCCCTTCTACAACCACGAGCAGATGGGCCTTCTCCGGGATGAGGCCCTGGCAGAGGTGAAGGACATGGAGCAGCTGCTGGCCCTTGGGAAGGAGGCCCGGGCCTGTCCCTATTACGGGAGCCGCCTTGCCATCCCTGCAGCCCAG CTGGTGGTGCTGCCCTATCAGATGCTGCTGCATGCGGCCACTCGGCAGGCCGCGGGCATCCGGCTGCAGGACCAGGTGGTGATCATCGACGAGGCGCACAACCTGATCGACACCATCACGGGCATGCACAGCGTGGAGGTCAGCGGCTCCCAG CTCTGCCAGGCCCATTCCCAGCTGCTGCAGTACGTGGAGCGATACGG GAAGCGTTTGAAGGCCAAGAACCTGATGTACCTGAAGCAGATCCTGTATTTGCTGGAGAAATTCGTGGCTGTGCTAGGGG GGAACATTAAGCAAAATCCCAATACACAGAGTCTGTCACAGACAG GGACGGAGCTGAAGACCATCAACGACTTTCTCTTCCAGAGCCAGATCGACAACATCAACCTGTTCAAG GTGCAGCGATACTGTGAGAAGAGCATGATCAGCAGAAAG CTCTTTGGATTCACTGAACGGTACGGAGCAGTGTTCTCATCCCGGGAGCAGCCCAAACTGGCTGGGTTTCAGCAATTCCTGCAGAGCCTGCAGCCCAGGACGActgaag CTCTTGCAGCCCCTGCAGACGAGAGTCAGGCCAGCACCCTGCGACCAGCTTCTCCACTGATGCACATCCAAGGCTTCCTGGCAGCTCTCACTACGGCCAACCAGGACGGCAGGGTCATCCTGAGCCGCCAAG GCAGCCTCAGTCAGAGCACCCTGAAGTTTTTGCTCCTGAATCCAGCTGTGCACTTTGCCCAAGTGGTGAAGGAATGCCGGGCAGTGGTCATTGCGGGGGGTACCATGCAGCCG CCCAGACTTCTCGCTTCCTTTCTGCTGGGCCTCTGA
- the DDX11 gene encoding ATP-dependent DNA helicase DDX11 isoform X23 yields the protein MVSASQKKGEIWSMANETQKVGAIHFPFPFTPYSIQEDFMAELYRVLEAGKIGIFESPTGTGKSLSLICGALSWLRDFEQKKREEEARLLETGTGPLHDEKDESLCLSSSCEGAAGTPRPAGEPAWVTQFVQKKEERDLVDRLKAEQARRKQREERLQQLQHRVQLKYAAKRLRQEEEERENLLRLSREMLETGPEAERLEQLESGEEELVLAEYESDEEKKVASRVDEDEDDLEEEHITKIYYCSRTHSQLAQFVHEVKKSPFGKDVRLVSLGSRQNLCVNEDVKSLGSVQLINDRCVDMQRSRHEKKKGAEEEKPKRRRQEKQAACPFYNHEQMGLLRDEALAEVKDMEQLLALGKEARACPYYGSRLAIPAAQLVVLPYQMLLHAATRQAAGIRLQDQVVIIDEAHNLIDTITGMHSVEVSGSQLCQAHSQLLQYVERYGKRLKAKNLMYLKQILYLLEKFVAVLGGNIKQNPNTQSLSQTGTELKTINDFLFQSQIDNINLFKVQRYCEKSMISRKLFGFTERYGAVFSSREQPKLAGFQQFLQSLQPRTTEALAAPADESQASTLRPASPLMHIQGFLAALTTANQDGRVILSRQGSLSQSTLKFLLLNPAVHFAQVVKECRAVVIAGGTMQPAAGAVETPLLLHSVAPGSHVSQRKLFCGFKLKEKNHDSTFKRCLTSGSSCWPVPGWKLSAWWSFPVCLAAHLHLQFSAPPWLLPGHVIPPDNILPLVICSGISNQPLEFTFQKRELPQMIFQEPKSAHQVEQVLLAYSRCIQACGQERGQVTGALLLSVVGGKMSEGINFSDNLGRCVVMVGMPFPNIRSAELQEKMAYLDQTLAGPSGTRRILPA from the exons ATGGTCTCTGCTTCccagaaaaaaggagaaatttg gTCCATGGCTAATGAAACACAGAAGGTTGGTGCCatccattttccttttcccttcacaCCCTATTCCATCCAGGAAGACTTCATGGCAGAGCTGTACCGGGTTTTGGAGGCTGGCAAGATTGGGATATTTGAGAGTCCAACTGGCACT GGGAAGTCCTTAAGTCTTATTTGTGGGGCCCTCTCTTGGCTCCGTGACTTTGAACAGAAGAAGCGTGAAGAAGAGGCACGACTCCTTGAAACTGGAACTGGCCCCTTACATGATGAGAAAGATGAAtccctgtgtctgtcttcttCCTGCGAAGGGGCTGCAGGCACCCCGAGGCCTGCTGGAGAACCGGCCTGGGTTACTCAGTTTgtgcagaagaaagaagagagggacctggtggaccGACTAAAG GCGGAGCAGGCCAGGAGGAAGCAGCGAGAAGAACgcctgcagcagctgcagcacAGGGTGCAGCTCAAGTATGCAGCCAAGCGCCTG aggcaggaagaagaagaaagagagaatctCCTCCGCCTCAGCAGGGAGATGCTAGAGACAGGCCCGGAGGCTGAGCGGCTGGAGCAGCTGGAGtctggggaggaggagctggTCCTCGCCGAATACGAGAGTGATGAGGAGAAAAAGGTGGCGAGCAG agtggatgaggatgaggatgaccTGGAGGAAGAACACATAACTAAG ATTTATTACTGTAGTCGGACACACTCCCAGCTGGCCCAGTTTGTGCATGAGGTGAAGAAGAGCCCCTTTGGCAAGGATGTTCGGCTGGTCTCCCTTGGCTCCCGGCAG AACCTTTGTGTAAATGAAGACGTGAAAAGCCTAGGTTCTGTGCAGCTTATCAACGACCGCTGTGTGGACATGCAGAGAAGCAGGCACG agaagaagaaaggagctgaggaggagaagccaaagaggaggaggcaggagaagcaggcaGCCTGCCCCTTCTACAACCACGAGCAGATGGGCCTTCTCCGGGATGAGGCCCTGGCAGAGGTGAAGGACATGGAGCAGCTGCTGGCCCTTGGGAAGGAGGCCCGGGCCTGTCCCTATTACGGGAGCCGCCTTGCCATCCCTGCAGCCCAG CTGGTGGTGCTGCCCTATCAGATGCTGCTGCATGCGGCCACTCGGCAGGCCGCGGGCATCCGGCTGCAGGACCAGGTGGTGATCATCGACGAGGCGCACAACCTGATCGACACCATCACGGGCATGCACAGCGTGGAGGTCAGCGGCTCCCAG CTCTGCCAGGCCCATTCCCAGCTGCTGCAGTACGTGGAGCGATACGG GAAGCGTTTGAAGGCCAAGAACCTGATGTACCTGAAGCAGATCCTGTATTTGCTGGAGAAATTCGTGGCTGTGCTAGGGG GGAACATTAAGCAAAATCCCAATACACAGAGTCTGTCACAGACAG GGACGGAGCTGAAGACCATCAACGACTTTCTCTTCCAGAGCCAGATCGACAACATCAACCTGTTCAAG GTGCAGCGATACTGTGAGAAGAGCATGATCAGCAGAAAG CTCTTTGGATTCACTGAACGGTACGGAGCAGTGTTCTCATCCCGGGAGCAGCCCAAACTGGCTGGGTTTCAGCAATTCCTGCAGAGCCTGCAGCCCAGGACGActgaag CTCTTGCAGCCCCTGCAGACGAGAGTCAGGCCAGCACCCTGCGACCAGCTTCTCCACTGATGCACATCCAAGGCTTCCTGGCAGCTCTCACTACGGCCAACCAGGACGGCAGGGTCATCCTGAGCCGCCAAG GCAGCCTCAGTCAGAGCACCCTGAAGTTTTTGCTCCTGAATCCAGCTGTGCACTTTGCCCAAGTGGTGAAGGAATGCCGGGCAGTGGTCATTGCGGGGGGTACCATGCAGCCG GCTGCAGGAGCAGTGGAGACTCCTCTGCTGCTCCATTCTGTAGCCCCAGGATCACATGTCTCCCAGAGAAAGCTGTTCTGTGGTTTCaaactcaaggaaaaaaatcatgattcCACTTTTAAAAG GTGTCTGACTTCCggcagcagctgctggcctgtGCCGGGGTGGAAGCTGAGCGCGTGGTGGAGTTTTCCTGTG TGTCTTGCAGCACACCTGCATCTCCAGTTTTCGGCCCCTCCCTGGCTCTTACCAGGTCACGTGATCCCTCCAGACAACATCCTGCCCCTCGTCATCTGCAGCGGGATCTCCAACCAGCCGCTGGAATTCACGTTCCAGAAAAGAGAGCTGCCTCAGATG ATATTCCAGGAACCTAAGAGCGCACACCAGGTGGAGCAGGTGCTGCTGGCATATTCCAGGTGCATCCAG GCCTGTGGCCAGGAGAGAGGCCAGGTGACAGGGGCCCTGCTCCTCTCTGTGGTTGGAGGAAAGATGAGTGAAGGGATCAACTTCTCTGACAACCTAGGCCG GTGTGTGGTGATGGTGGGCATGCCCTTCCCCAACATCAGGTCTGCAGAGCTGCAGGAGAAGATGGCCTACTTGGATCAAACCCTC GCAGGGCCATCAGGCACCAGAAGGATTTTGCCAGCGTAG
- the DDX11 gene encoding ATP-dependent DNA helicase DDX11 isoform X30: MVSASQKKGEIWSMANETQKVGAIHFPFPFTPYSIQEDFMAELYRVLEAGKIGIFESPTGTGKSLSLICGALSWLRDFEQKKREEEARLLETGTGPLHDEKDESLCLSSSCEGAAGTPRPAGEPAWVTQFVQKKEERDLVDRLKAEQARRKQREERLQQLQHRVQLKYAAKRLRQEEEERENLLRLSREMLETGPEAERLEQLESGEEELVLAEYESDEEKKVASRVDEDEDDLEEEHITKIYYCSRTHSQLAQFVHEVKKSPFGKDVRLVSLGSRQNLCVNEDVKSLGSVQLINDRCVDMQRSRHEKKKGAEEEKPKRRRQEKQAACPFYNHEQMGLLRDEALAEVKDMEQLLALGKEARACPYYGSRLAIPAAQLVVLPYQMLLHAATRQAAGIRLQDQVVIIDEAHNLIDTITGMHSVEVSGSQLCQAHSQLLQYVERYGKRLKAKNLMYLKQILYLLEKFVAVLGGNIKQNPNTQSLSQTGTELKTINDFLFQSQIDNINLFKVQRYCEKSMISRKLFGFTERYGAVFSSREQPKLAGFQQFLQSLQPRTTEALAAPADESQASTLRPASPLMHIQGFLAALTTANQDGRVILSRQGSLSQSTLKFLLLNPAVHFAQVVKECRAVVIAGGTMQPAAGAVETPLLLHSVAPGSHVSQRKLFCGFKLKEKNHDSTFKRCLTSGSSCWPVPGWKLSAWWSFPVVT, translated from the exons ATGGTCTCTGCTTCccagaaaaaaggagaaatttg gTCCATGGCTAATGAAACACAGAAGGTTGGTGCCatccattttccttttcccttcacaCCCTATTCCATCCAGGAAGACTTCATGGCAGAGCTGTACCGGGTTTTGGAGGCTGGCAAGATTGGGATATTTGAGAGTCCAACTGGCACT GGGAAGTCCTTAAGTCTTATTTGTGGGGCCCTCTCTTGGCTCCGTGACTTTGAACAGAAGAAGCGTGAAGAAGAGGCACGACTCCTTGAAACTGGAACTGGCCCCTTACATGATGAGAAAGATGAAtccctgtgtctgtcttcttCCTGCGAAGGGGCTGCAGGCACCCCGAGGCCTGCTGGAGAACCGGCCTGGGTTACTCAGTTTgtgcagaagaaagaagagagggacctggtggaccGACTAAAG GCGGAGCAGGCCAGGAGGAAGCAGCGAGAAGAACgcctgcagcagctgcagcacAGGGTGCAGCTCAAGTATGCAGCCAAGCGCCTG aggcaggaagaagaagaaagagagaatctCCTCCGCCTCAGCAGGGAGATGCTAGAGACAGGCCCGGAGGCTGAGCGGCTGGAGCAGCTGGAGtctggggaggaggagctggTCCTCGCCGAATACGAGAGTGATGAGGAGAAAAAGGTGGCGAGCAG agtggatgaggatgaggatgaccTGGAGGAAGAACACATAACTAAG ATTTATTACTGTAGTCGGACACACTCCCAGCTGGCCCAGTTTGTGCATGAGGTGAAGAAGAGCCCCTTTGGCAAGGATGTTCGGCTGGTCTCCCTTGGCTCCCGGCAG AACCTTTGTGTAAATGAAGACGTGAAAAGCCTAGGTTCTGTGCAGCTTATCAACGACCGCTGTGTGGACATGCAGAGAAGCAGGCACG agaagaagaaaggagctgaggaggagaagccaaagaggaggaggcaggagaagcaggcaGCCTGCCCCTTCTACAACCACGAGCAGATGGGCCTTCTCCGGGATGAGGCCCTGGCAGAGGTGAAGGACATGGAGCAGCTGCTGGCCCTTGGGAAGGAGGCCCGGGCCTGTCCCTATTACGGGAGCCGCCTTGCCATCCCTGCAGCCCAG CTGGTGGTGCTGCCCTATCAGATGCTGCTGCATGCGGCCACTCGGCAGGCCGCGGGCATCCGGCTGCAGGACCAGGTGGTGATCATCGACGAGGCGCACAACCTGATCGACACCATCACGGGCATGCACAGCGTGGAGGTCAGCGGCTCCCAG CTCTGCCAGGCCCATTCCCAGCTGCTGCAGTACGTGGAGCGATACGG GAAGCGTTTGAAGGCCAAGAACCTGATGTACCTGAAGCAGATCCTGTATTTGCTGGAGAAATTCGTGGCTGTGCTAGGGG GGAACATTAAGCAAAATCCCAATACACAGAGTCTGTCACAGACAG GGACGGAGCTGAAGACCATCAACGACTTTCTCTTCCAGAGCCAGATCGACAACATCAACCTGTTCAAG GTGCAGCGATACTGTGAGAAGAGCATGATCAGCAGAAAG CTCTTTGGATTCACTGAACGGTACGGAGCAGTGTTCTCATCCCGGGAGCAGCCCAAACTGGCTGGGTTTCAGCAATTCCTGCAGAGCCTGCAGCCCAGGACGActgaag CTCTTGCAGCCCCTGCAGACGAGAGTCAGGCCAGCACCCTGCGACCAGCTTCTCCACTGATGCACATCCAAGGCTTCCTGGCAGCTCTCACTACGGCCAACCAGGACGGCAGGGTCATCCTGAGCCGCCAAG GCAGCCTCAGTCAGAGCACCCTGAAGTTTTTGCTCCTGAATCCAGCTGTGCACTTTGCCCAAGTGGTGAAGGAATGCCGGGCAGTGGTCATTGCGGGGGGTACCATGCAGCCG GCTGCAGGAGCAGTGGAGACTCCTCTGCTGCTCCATTCTGTAGCCCCAGGATCACATGTCTCCCAGAGAAAGCTGTTCTGTGGTTTCaaactcaaggaaaaaaatcatgattcCACTTTTAAAAG GTGTCTGACTTCCggcagcagctgctggcctgtGCCGGGGTGGAAGCTGAGCGCGTGGTGGAGTTTTCCTGTG GTCACGTGA